Within Mucilaginibacter inviolabilis, the genomic segment CTGGCCGAAAAAAGTATGACCATTAAACGGCCACCGGTAAACCAGTTTTCAAATCATATGATTAGTTCAGGTGGTTTGTTCCTGATGAACGTGCATATGCAGTTTAATGAGCCAGCCAGCATCCTGTTTGAGATTGAAGGCGAAACCGTAACCTCGCAGTTTATATTTTATGAGCAAAAACAAGCTATGGATGATAAGCAGCGCACCAAAAAAATGCGGGGAGGGGCAAGGCATAATATTCGCTATATACCCTCGTTGTCTGGCAGGTATGAACTGCAGCCTGATGTGGTTTACAACTATTTTCTGATAGTGCTGTCAAAAGAATATTATTTTCATCTTATTAACCAGGATTCGTTGTTGCATGCCGATTTTGTACAGGAGATCAAGAACGGAAAATATACCTCCATATCGGCGCAGGACTTGTTAGTGTCGCACGAGATGAAGCAAACCATAAACGATATTGTAGAATGTAAACGTGCCGGCGAACTCAAACGTCTTCACACCGAATCAAAAATATTGGAGCTGCTGATGCTTCAGATGGAACAGCTGCAGAATGACCAGCACGATGAAGTACGAAAGTATACCAATCTGGAGCAGGAAAAGATAGAGCAGGCCCGTGATATTTTAGATCAGGATTTTGCAAACCCTCCGGTACTGCCGGTTTTATCAAGAATGGTATCCCTAAATGAGTTTAAACTAAAACGTGGTTTTAAAGCTTATTTCGGCACTACTATTTATGGTTATGTTACCAGGCTGAAGATGGAACGCGCCCGGCACCTGCTTGTTGATCAAAAAATGACTATCAGGGAAGTAACTTATGAGGTTGGTTTTAAGCATCAGTCGCACCTGTCAGAGGCCTTTAAAAAGTACTTCGGGATATTGCCAAGTGAAATAAGGAGTTAAAAAATAGTGCAGGTGCAGCAATTTAGTTTACCCTGACCGGCATACTATTGTTTCTTGTTGCATTATTTTTTACCATAATGGGGAATAATGTACACGCTTTTTGATTATTCCTGTATGTTGTATGGCTTCACGTATAGGTGGCATGAAAGGACTTTCCTATGGTCTGAATTTTGCCTTGATTAGCTCATATTCAGAAGCCTATGTCGATTGATTGTATAATTGTTGATGACGATGAAGGGGGGCTTTTCTACCTTCGGAGTCTTGTTGACAATACCTCGTTTTTAAAACTCTTATCATTTTATACCGATCCTGCCGAGGCTTTATTAGCTATAGAAAGCCAAATCCCAAAGCTTGTTTTTCTGGATATTCATATGCCCGGGTTCAATGGCCTTGAGTTGGCCCGTATTATCAATGAACGTATGGGTATTGATGCGCCCCGTATCATTTTCACTACTGGATTTGAGCATTTTGCCATAGAAGCTTATAAGGTAAATGCGCTTGATTATCTGCTTAAACCAATTGAATATGATGCTTTTGTGAGGGCAGTTTATAAGGCCAAAGCAGATATTGATAACGACAGGCAATTGCAGATCACTGCAGATTACACAGAACACGATTTTATTTTTTTACGGGTTGAGTATGAATTGGTAAAGATTTATTTGAAAAACATACTTTATATTGAAGGATTTAAGGATTATGTAAAGGTTTATGTAACCAATGCCGATGGCTATATAAAATCATTAACCACCATGAAAAACCTGGAAGAAAAATTAAAAACCGGGGCATTTATGAGGGTACATCGTTCTTTTATTGTG encodes:
- a CDS encoding helix-turn-helix transcriptional regulator is translated as MHIKSKIEGFEDWLFIEELPDSYNVQTPLAEKSMTIKRPPVNQFSNHMISSGGLFLMNVHMQFNEPASILFEIEGETVTSQFIFYEQKQAMDDKQRTKKMRGGARHNIRYIPSLSGRYELQPDVVYNYFLIVLSKEYYFHLINQDSLLHADFVQEIKNGKYTSISAQDLLVSHEMKQTINDIVECKRAGELKRLHTESKILELLMLQMEQLQNDQHDEVRKYTNLEQEKIEQARDILDQDFANPPVLPVLSRMVSLNEFKLKRGFKAYFGTTIYGYVTRLKMERARHLLVDQKMTIREVTYEVGFKHQSHLSEAFKKYFGILPSEIRS
- a CDS encoding LytR/AlgR family response regulator transcription factor codes for the protein MSIDCIIVDDDEGGLFYLRSLVDNTSFLKLLSFYTDPAEALLAIESQIPKLVFLDIHMPGFNGLELARIINERMGIDAPRIIFTTGFEHFAIEAYKVNALDYLLKPIEYDAFVRAVYKAKADIDNDRQLQITADYTEHDFIFLRVEYELVKIYLKNILYIEGFKDYVKVYVTNADGYIKSLTTMKNLEEKLKTGAFMRVHRSFIVSLDKIDSVTRSTIRFGKILIPVSEQYREPFKKFIDKWF